GGAGAACTGCTTGAAAGTCAGTAATAACAGAAATTAACTGAAGATGTCAAGTCACTGTTCCCAGCTAAGGGGGAAGCCATGGTGCAGAAATCAGGGCTTCCATCTGCTGGCTGTTGGGGGGTGCGATTCCTCCCAGCACCCAGGATGTGGTTAAGTCTCCAGGGTTTGCTCGGCTTTCCCAATAGTAAGTTTggtaaaaacaaagaaaggagaggaaagagggCAGTGTTTAAGACAACCAACCACCTGAGACAAAAGCAGCCGATGGCACAACACAGCCCGATTTCACACTAGATTTCCATGCTGACCTGCTGCTTTGCACAGGCCAAACCTCCTATTCTTTAGTCAGCCAAAGCTCCGAGTTGGCTGAAAGACAACTACATGCTGAATCCTCAGTGTACGACAGAGAAAGGAATTTCACGATTACCCTACATTTCTAGGTATATACTTCTGTCTACCCTGCTTCAAAGACATTTGTGTTCCCTGTTTACTGCAAGAGTCCGGCAAATGTCTCCAATTATGATCTGTCTCAACAGAAGTACCTAGGGAAGTCTTTATACACAAgctgttcttcctattttctgGAAAACCTCCATCAGTCTTGATTTCTACGTAACTTAAATGTAAAGGCAAAGCTCATTTAATTACAGCAACTGTATTTATTTGATTTGTTCCTTCTAACCTGCCTGCCTAACTTAATGGTTACACTACACACTGTTCAAAAAGAAACTCCCACTCACAGGCATAGATTATTTAGGATTAAGCATGCCTGTATATTTGTTTGGTTGGCTGGTGGTAACTGTGACTGTGTACTGAAGTCTCAAGGGCGGAGCAGTGGAGAAGGGCAACACAACACCAAAGGGAGTCTGCCAGATTTGTTGCAAAATACACAGACTAATAGTTCTGGAAAATTTCTGTGACTTATTTTAAGTGATGTAACtctagaaaaagataaaaattaggAAAAACTAGTAATAGTTGAATTAACAGTTGGTAGTTAGCATGAAAAAATggatttgaaaaataattcttgTAGGTACCTGGAGTTTTTAGTGGGTTTCTTCACAAaccttttctcccctcctcctagAAATCAGAAATTCAcaacaaccaaaacaacaaagGCCAAATTCAGACTTGCTTGTGAGAAGATACAATGCTGAAGTTGCACCTGGTAAGAGCTTGGCCCATTATGTATAATTAAATTGTTTTGGAACAGTATGTGCTATAGACTGGTAATTATTTCAGCCAGCAATATTAATTATATGTCTTCCCAACACTATATCTAGTCCAACATATATATGTTCATAACTATTTTGAAAAATCTGTACTTTGAAGGGTATCAGTGGAGCAAATGCAACCTTAGTCTGTGCAGGTGCAACCATGCTGTCTAGGCGAGGTGGAAAACTAGGGCTGCAGTGCCTGTAAAACACCTTTCATAAGGCAGCAAGTTTCCCCAAAAGCTGTCTGCACAGTGCAAGCACGCTGTCCGCCTGGAAATTCAAGTGAATTCACTATCAAGCTTCAGATCAGAATTTACAGCATCTTTTCCGGGCACTGTTACTGGATATATGGAGCGACCTGGCCTCTGCCATCACGAAAACAGCACTGAACCCTTGTTTAGCATGCATTTAGTATCTAAACACAGAGCAGGATTAAATTTCCAAATTATCTGCACTTCCACACAAACGAAGGGCTGAGCAAATAAAACTTCAACATCCACATCACGCAGAAGAAGGCCCCCTAAGAGAACCGGCTGCAAGATACATGGCTAACCACTTCCAGCATCTGACTTTGTCACAGACACGGTGCCTGGCTTACAACTGCCCGTGAATACACGACTCTCAGTTGCTCCAGCTGCAAAAGTGGATTGCATATACTCAccctcctcagagctgctgctgaaaagctTTTGTGAAAAGCATTATTACAGCGGAATTCAAACGTGCTATTTCTTACCTGATAATTTGTAATTGCAACATGCACACAATTATGAGGGGAGGTGCTTCCATGTGCTGACAAATGCCGTGGGAATTAACGAATAGGGCACAGTTGTTATGCTGTTCCACACATCTAATGTGGGATCGTAGCAGTCCAACGTTTTGCACCTCTGAATGCCAAAGTATCCTCCGACCACATACAATTTGTTGCCAGATGCCACTGCGTGGCAGCTCATTCGCTTGGCTGTCACATCTCCCACCTTAGTCCACTGGTATGTCTCACTGTTGAATTTATAAGCGGAGCACGCAGAGAATTCGGTATCTCCGCCCATAATAAAAATCTGGTTACCCAGAACAGCTGCGGCTGTGTAgcgccagggctgggggcaggtgGCTGGTACCGTCCATCTGTTTTCACACTGGTCATAGCACTGAACTTTGGGCAGCTTGTCATGGCTGACGCTGGTACCTCCAAAAGCAAACAGCTTAAGCTTCGCGCTGACCACAGCTGCGTTGCTTACTCCCTCTCGCAGTGGGGCAACCATGGTCCATTTGTTGGTCACGGGGTCATACTGTTCTACTTGCTTTAAGGATACTGAAGGGGAAGCTGGCAGGCAACCAGTTGCTGCGGTGTGTCCTCCTACAACATACAAACAGTGCTTGAGTTCAGCAGAGCCATGCCCGAACCTAGCTACCAGCATGGGAGCAGCCTTCGACCACTCCTCGTGAAGGGTGTCATACACCCACACGTCTTTGGAGACTCCATTTTCTGACCCTCGTCCCCCAGTGATGTACACTTTGCAGCCGATGGCACAAGCGCTGAACTCTTTCCGTGGACTCGGTATGTCAGCCTTTGGAATGATCTCCTTTGCCTTTTGGTCCACCAGGTACAGCTTGTCACACATAAAGGTTTGGCCAcccaaaagaaaaagtgaatggCCAGTTTTACGGGGCCTGGCACACAAACTAGTGACCACTCCATCATTCTGCAAGATCTTTAACTTGCATCTTATCGACTCTTCTACGATCTCTTTGCTCTTCCTTTGCTTGGTGATCAGTTCTTCCATGGCCACATTCTCCATAAGGTATATGGCTGGCAAGAGGGCCAGTCTC
This DNA window, taken from Opisthocomus hoazin isolate bOpiHoa1 chromosome Z, bOpiHoa1.hap1, whole genome shotgun sequence, encodes the following:
- the ENC1 gene encoding ectoderm-neural cortex protein 1, yielding MSVTMHENRKSRASTGSINIYLFHKSSYADSVLTHLNLLRQQRLFTDVLLHAGNRSFPCHRAVLAACSRYFEAMFSGGLKESQDSEVNFHNSIHPEVLELLLDYAYSSRVIINEENAESLLEAGDMLEFQDIRDACAEFLEKNLHPTNCLGMLLLSDAHQCTKLYELSWRMCLSNFQSISKSEDFLQLPKDMVVQLLSSEELETEDERLVYESAINWINYDLSKRHCYLPELLQTVRLALLPAIYLMENVAMEELITKQRKSKEIVEESIRCKLKILQNDGVVTSLCARPRKTGHSLFLLGGQTFMCDKLYLVDQKAKEIIPKADIPSPRKEFSACAIGCKVYITGGRGSENGVSKDVWVYDTLHEEWSKAAPMLVARFGHGSAELKHCLYVVGGHTAATGCLPASPSVSLKQVEQYDPVTNKWTMVAPLREGVSNAAVVSAKLKLFAFGGTSVSHDKLPKVQCYDQCENRWTVPATCPQPWRYTAAAVLGNQIFIMGGDTEFSACSAYKFNSETYQWTKVGDVTAKRMSCHAVASGNKLYVVGGYFGIQRCKTLDCYDPTLDVWNSITTVPYSLIPTAFVSTWKHLPS